A genome region from Cervus canadensis isolate Bull #8, Minnesota chromosome 10, ASM1932006v1, whole genome shotgun sequence includes the following:
- the SLC2A10 gene encoding solute carrier family 2, facilitated glucose transporter member 10 isoform X1, with protein MGRPSLLLPLCASVSLLGGLTFGYELAVISGALLPLQLDFGLSCSQQELLVGSLLLGALLASLVGGCLIDRYGRKQAILGSNLVLLAGSLSLGLAGSLAWLLLGRSVAGFAISLSSMACCIHVSELAGPRQRGVLVSLYEAGITVGVLLSYALNYALAGAPRGWRHMFGWAAAPALLQSLSLLFLPAGTVRAAARKDLIPLQGGEATKLDPGRPRYAFVDLFRARDNMRGRTVVGLGLVLFQQLTGQPNVLAYASTIFRSVGFRGGSSAVLASVGLGAVKVAATLTAMGLVDRAGRRALLLAGSALMALSVSGLGLVSFAVPLHSGPACLAVPNATRLSGLPGDPSLPRGLAPPLPPTTNQSPRRPILSTSERTRPPPGAEDPTALSLTPPGGLSPAPEHALLHWTALICMMVFVSAFSIGFGPVTWLVLSEIYPVEIRGRAFAFCNSFNWAANLFISLSFLDLIGAIGLSWTFLLYGLTAVFGLGFIYLFVPETKGQSLADIDQQFQKRWRVSLAVMGRSGCRGHRWTQEDQGEQLGRSEDGNAH; from the exons GCCGACCTTCACTCCTCCTGCCCCTGTGTGCCTCGGTGTCCTTGCTGGGTGGCCTGACCTTTGGCTATGAACTGGCAGTCATATCGGGTGCCCTGCTGCCGCTGCAGCTTGATTTCGGGCTGAGCTGCTCGCAGCAGGAGCTCCTGGTGGGCAGCCTGCTCCTGGGGGCTCTCCTCGCCTCTCTGGTAGGCGGCTGCCTCATCGACCGCTATGGCCGGAAGCAAGCCATCCTGGGGAGCAACTTGGTGCTGTTGGCAGGCAGCCTGAGCCTGGGCCTGGCCGGCTCCCTGGCCTGGCTGCTCCTGGGCCGCTCGGTGGCTGGCTTTGCCATCTCCCTCTCCTCCATGGCCTGCTGCATCCACGTGTCCGAGCTGGCGGGCCCTCGTCAGCGGGGAGTGTTGGTGTCCCTCTACGAGGCAGGCATCACCGTGGGCGTCCTGCTCTCCTACGCGCTCAACTACGCGCTGGCCGGCGCCCCCAGGGGATGGAGGCATATGTTTGGCTGGGCCGCTGCGCCCGCTCTCCTGCAGTCTCTcagcctcctcttcctgcccGCTGGTACAGTCAGGGCTGCAGCCCGCAAGGACCTCATCCCGCTGCAGGGAGGCGAGGCCACGAAGCTGGACCCCGGGAGGCCGAGATACGCCTTTGTGGACCTCTTCAGGGCCCGCGATAACATGCGGGGCCGGACCGTcgtggggctggggctggtgcTTTTCCAGCAGCTGACCGGGCAGCCCAACGTGCTCGCCTACGCCTCCACCATCTTCCGGTCGGTCGGCTTCCGGGGAGGCTCCTCCGCTGTGCTGGCCTCCGTGGGGCTCGGTGCGGTGAAGGTGGCGGCTACCCTGACGGCCATGGGGCTGGTGGATCGAGCCGGCCGCAGGGCTCTGCTGCTCGCCGGCTCTGCCCTCATGGCCCTGTCGGTCAGCGGCCTCGGCCTCGTCAGCTTTGCTGTGCCCCTGCACTCGGGCCCAGCTTGCCTGGCCGTGCCCAACGCCACCAGGCTGTCGGGGCTCCCTGGAGACCCCAGCCTGCCCAGGGGCTTGGCTCCACCTCTGCCGCCCACGACCAACCAGAGCCCCAGGCGGCCAATCTTGTCAACCTCTGAGAGGACCAGGCCTCCTCCGGGAGCCGAGGACCCTACAGCCCTAAGCCTCACTCCCCCTGGAGGCCTTTCGCCCGCCCCCGAGCACGCCCTGCTGCACTGGACCGCTCTGATCTGCATGATGGTCTTTGTGAGCGCCTTCTCCATTGGCTTTGGACCCG TGACCTGGCTTGTCCTCAGCGAGATTTACCCCGTGGAGATCCGAGGGAGGGCCTTTGCCTTCTGCAACAGCTTCAACTGGGCCGCCAACCTCTTCATCAGCCTCTCCTTCCTCGACCTCATCG GTGCCATTGGCTTGTCCTGGACCTTCCTGCTGTACGGGCTGACCGCTGTCTTCGGCCTGGGCTTCATCTATTTATTTGTCCCGGAAACAAAAGGCCAGTCGTTGGCAGACATAGACCAGCAATTCCAGAAGAGATG GAGGGTCAGTCTGGCTGTGATGGGGAGATCTGGctgtagggggcacaggtggACCCAGGAAGACCAGGGGGAACAGCTGGGCCGTTCGGAAGATGGAAATGCACATTAA
- the SLC2A10 gene encoding solute carrier family 2, facilitated glucose transporter member 10 isoform X2, which translates to MGRPSLLLPLCASVSLLGGLTFGYELAVISGALLPLQLDFGLSCSQQELLVGSLLLGALLASLVGGCLIDRYGRKQAILGSNLVLLAGSLSLGLAGSLAWLLLGRSVAGFAISLSSMACCIHVSELAGPRQRGVLVSLYEAGITVGVLLSYALNYALAGAPRGWRHMFGWAAAPALLQSLSLLFLPAGTVRAAARKDLIPLQGGEATKLDPGRPRYAFVDLFRARDNMRGRTVVGLGLVLFQQLTGQPNVLAYASTIFRSVGFRGGSSAVLASVGLGAVKVAATLTAMGLVDRAGRRALLLAGSALMALSVSGLGLVSFAVPLHSGPACLAVPNATRLSGLPGDPSLPRGLAPPLPPTTNQSPRRPILSTSERTRPPPGAEDPTALSLTPPGGLSPAPEHALLHWTALICMMVFVSAFSIGFGPVTWLVLSEIYPVEIRGRAFAFCNSFNWAANLFISLSFLDLIGAIGLSWTFLLYGLTAVFGLGFIYLFVPETKGQSLADIDQQFQKRWFPLSFGHRQSSAGVQYSRIEVSAAS; encoded by the exons GCCGACCTTCACTCCTCCTGCCCCTGTGTGCCTCGGTGTCCTTGCTGGGTGGCCTGACCTTTGGCTATGAACTGGCAGTCATATCGGGTGCCCTGCTGCCGCTGCAGCTTGATTTCGGGCTGAGCTGCTCGCAGCAGGAGCTCCTGGTGGGCAGCCTGCTCCTGGGGGCTCTCCTCGCCTCTCTGGTAGGCGGCTGCCTCATCGACCGCTATGGCCGGAAGCAAGCCATCCTGGGGAGCAACTTGGTGCTGTTGGCAGGCAGCCTGAGCCTGGGCCTGGCCGGCTCCCTGGCCTGGCTGCTCCTGGGCCGCTCGGTGGCTGGCTTTGCCATCTCCCTCTCCTCCATGGCCTGCTGCATCCACGTGTCCGAGCTGGCGGGCCCTCGTCAGCGGGGAGTGTTGGTGTCCCTCTACGAGGCAGGCATCACCGTGGGCGTCCTGCTCTCCTACGCGCTCAACTACGCGCTGGCCGGCGCCCCCAGGGGATGGAGGCATATGTTTGGCTGGGCCGCTGCGCCCGCTCTCCTGCAGTCTCTcagcctcctcttcctgcccGCTGGTACAGTCAGGGCTGCAGCCCGCAAGGACCTCATCCCGCTGCAGGGAGGCGAGGCCACGAAGCTGGACCCCGGGAGGCCGAGATACGCCTTTGTGGACCTCTTCAGGGCCCGCGATAACATGCGGGGCCGGACCGTcgtggggctggggctggtgcTTTTCCAGCAGCTGACCGGGCAGCCCAACGTGCTCGCCTACGCCTCCACCATCTTCCGGTCGGTCGGCTTCCGGGGAGGCTCCTCCGCTGTGCTGGCCTCCGTGGGGCTCGGTGCGGTGAAGGTGGCGGCTACCCTGACGGCCATGGGGCTGGTGGATCGAGCCGGCCGCAGGGCTCTGCTGCTCGCCGGCTCTGCCCTCATGGCCCTGTCGGTCAGCGGCCTCGGCCTCGTCAGCTTTGCTGTGCCCCTGCACTCGGGCCCAGCTTGCCTGGCCGTGCCCAACGCCACCAGGCTGTCGGGGCTCCCTGGAGACCCCAGCCTGCCCAGGGGCTTGGCTCCACCTCTGCCGCCCACGACCAACCAGAGCCCCAGGCGGCCAATCTTGTCAACCTCTGAGAGGACCAGGCCTCCTCCGGGAGCCGAGGACCCTACAGCCCTAAGCCTCACTCCCCCTGGAGGCCTTTCGCCCGCCCCCGAGCACGCCCTGCTGCACTGGACCGCTCTGATCTGCATGATGGTCTTTGTGAGCGCCTTCTCCATTGGCTTTGGACCCG TGACCTGGCTTGTCCTCAGCGAGATTTACCCCGTGGAGATCCGAGGGAGGGCCTTTGCCTTCTGCAACAGCTTCAACTGGGCCGCCAACCTCTTCATCAGCCTCTCCTTCCTCGACCTCATCG GTGCCATTGGCTTGTCCTGGACCTTCCTGCTGTACGGGCTGACCGCTGTCTTCGGCCTGGGCTTCATCTATTTATTTGTCCCGGAAACAAAAGGCCAGTCGTTGGCAGACATAGACCAGCAATTCCAGAAGAGATG GTTCCCCCTGAGCTTTGGCCATAGGCAGAGCTCGGCTGGCGTCCAGTATAGTCGTATCGAGGTCTCCGCAGCCTCCTGA